Proteins from one Phocoena sinus isolate mPhoSin1 chromosome 8, mPhoSin1.pri, whole genome shotgun sequence genomic window:
- the HYLS1 gene encoding LOW QUALITY PROTEIN: hydrolethalus syndrome protein 1 (The sequence of the model RefSeq protein was modified relative to this genomic sequence to represent the inferred CDS: inserted 1 base in 1 codon): MAERRRSYSVGEALEELVGPDGQNWANMDPEERMLAAATAFTHICAGQGEGGVRRAAQSIPYDPYSKASVTPGKRHAPPVQLHYPHIESSASSEAVSEASQRLRKPVMKRKVLRRKPGGEVLVTDESIISESESGTESDMDVWDLRQRLMNLQFQDDRESPVDISQKFSLPREYQGISQDQLICCLRREEMGPPAYEQDLIVASRPKSFILPRLDQWSRNRGKVDRVARYFEYKRDWDSMRLPGEDHRKELRWGVREQMLCRAEHQSKPQHIYVPNNYLVPTEKKRSALRWGVRCDLANGVMPRSXPFPLSPS; this comes from the exons ATGGCAGAAAGAAG AAGGTCCTACAGTGTAGGGGAAGCCCTGGAGGAACTTGTGGGACCTGATGGACAAAATTGGGCCAATATGGATCCGGAAGAACGAATGTTAGCAGCTGCTACAGCTTTTACCCATATCTGTGCAGGGCAGGGTGAGGGAGGTGTCAGGAGAGCAGCCCAGTCCATCCCATATGATCCCTACAGTAAAGCCTCAGTAACCCCAGGAAAGCGACATGCTCCTCCTGTACAATTGCATTACCCACATATAGAAAGCAGTGCCTCTTCAGAAGCAGTCTCAGAGGCCTCCCAAAGACTCCGAAAGCCCGTGATGAAGAGAAAGGTGCTGCGTCGAAAGCCAGGCGGGGAAGTATTAGTGACGGATGAGTCGATCATCAGTGAATCGGAGTCTGGGACAGAAAGTGACATGGACGTCTGGGACTTAAGACAAAGGCTGATGAATCTGCAGTTCCAGGATGACAGGGAATCTCCAGTTGATATTTCACAAAAATTTAGTCTACCACGTGAATACCAAGGAATTTCTCAAGATCAGCTCATCTGCTGTCTACGGAGAGAAGAAATGGGCCCTCCAGCTTATGAACAAGACCTGATCGTTGCCAGCCGACCCAAGTCCTTTATTCTCCCAAGGCTGGACCAGTGGAGCCGAAACCGGGGCAAGGTAGACCGGGTGGCCCGCTACTTTGAGTATAAACGAGACTGGGACTCGATGCGGTTACCTGGTGAAGATCATAGGAAGGAATTACGCTGGGGTGTCCGAGAGCAGATGCTTTGTCGTGCAGAACACCAATCCAAGCCTCAGCACATATATGTTCCAAACAATTACCTAGTACCAACTGAGAAGAAACGATCTGCCCTTCGTTGGGGTGTTCGTTGTGACCTTGCAAATGGTGTGATGCCAAGaa ctcccttccctctttctccttcttaa
- the PUS3 gene encoding LOW QUALITY PROTEIN: tRNA pseudouridine(38/39) synthase (The sequence of the model RefSeq protein was modified relative to this genomic sequence to represent the inferred CDS: inserted 1 base in 1 codon; deleted 2 bases in 2 codons; substituted 1 base at 1 genomic stop codon), translating into MICLFLRLSYHAENDIERIQTEKLLKRVQELEQEVQRLKKEQANNKDSNVRENSSGAVKAKRAFDFSAHGRRHVALKIAYLGWGYQGFASQENTNNTXKRNCFEALTKTRLVENRQTSNYHRCGRTDKGVSAFGQVISLDLRSHFPKGRDSEDFNLNDEVNDAAIEIRYTHILNRVLPPDIRVLAWAPVEPSFSARFSCLERTYRYFFPCADLDIVSMNNAAQKYVGTHDFRNLCKMDVAXGVINFQRTILSAQVQLVGQSLAEERWQEPFQLCQFEVIGQAFLYHQVRCMMAILFLIGQGMEKPEVIDELLNIEKNPQKPQYSMAVEFPLVLYDCKFENIKWIYDREVQEFNVTHLQQLWANHAVKTQMLYSMLQGLDSVAVPCRTGPKMDGVIEWRNVKPSIIKQTSAFVEGVKMRTYKPLMDRPKCQGLESRIQHFVRRGRIEHPHLFHDEETKAKRDCNDTLEENTILEKPTKRVCVDTEIKSII; encoded by the exons ATGATTTGTTTATTCCTGAGGTTGTCTTATCATGCTGAAAATGACATAGAAAGAATCCAGACTGAGAAACTCCTAAAAAGAGTGCAAGAACTGGAGCAGGAGGTACAGAGACTTAAAAAAGAACAGGCCAACAACAAGGACTCAAACGTTAGAGAAAATTCTTCAGGAGCTGTAAAAGCTAAGCGTGCATTTGATTTCAGCGCTCACGGTCGAAGACATGTAGCCCTAAAGATAGCCTATCTGGGCTGGGGATATCAGGGCTTTGCCAGTCAGGAAAACACAAACAATACATAGAAGAGAAACTGTTTTGAGGCTCTAACCAAGACTCGACTAGTAGAAAACAGACAGACATCCAACTATCACCGGTGTGGGCGAACAGACAAAGGAGTTAGTGCCTTTGGACAG GTGATTTCTCTTGACCTACGTTCTCACTTTCCAAAGGGCAGGGATTCAGaggattttaatttaaatgatgaAGTCAATGATGCGGCTATAGAGATCCGTTATACCCACATTCTCAATCGGGTGCTCCCTCCAGACATCCGTGTACTGGCCTGGGCTCCCGTAGAACCTAGCTTCAGTGCTAGGTTCAGCTGTCTTGAGAGGACCTACCGCTATTTCTTCCCTTGTGCTGACTTAGACATTGTAAGCATGAACAATGCAGCTCAGAAGTACGTTGGCACACATGATTTTAGGAACTTATGTAAAATGGATGTAG ACGGGGTGATTAATTTTCAGAGGACTATTCTGTCTGCTCAAGTGCAG CTAGTAGGCCAGAGCCTGGCTGAGGAGAGATGGCAAGAACCCTTTCAGTTATGTCAGTTT GAAGTGATTGGCCAGGCATTCCTTTACCATCAAGTCCGCTGTATGATGGCTATCCTTTTTCTGATTGGCCAAGGAATGGAGAAGCCAGAGGTTATTGATGAGCTGCTGAACATAGAGAAAAATCCCCAGAAGCCTCAATAcag taTGGCTGTAGAATTTCCTTTAGTCTTGTATGACTGTAAGtttgaaaatattaagtggaTCTATGACCGGGAAGTTCAGGAGTTCAATGTTACCCACCTTCAGCAACTATGGGCTAATCATGCTGTTAAAACTCAGATGTTGTATAGTATGCTACAAGGACTGGACTCTGTTGCGGTGCCCTGTAGGACAG GACCAAAGATGGATGGAGTGATAGAATGGAGAAATGTTAAGCCCTCTATCATAAAGCAGACCAGTGCCTTTGTAGAAGGAGTGAAAATGCGCACTTATAAGCCCCTAATGGATCGTCCTAAATGCCAAGGATTAGAATCCCGGATCCAGCATTTTGTACGTAGGGGACGCATTGAGCACCCACATTTATTCCATGACgaagaaacaaaagccaaaaggGACTGTAATGACACACTAGAAGAAAATACTATTTTGGAGAAACCAACCAAGAGAGTTTGTGTTGATACAGAAATTAAAAGCATCATTTAA
- the PATE2 gene encoding prostate and testis expressed protein 2, translating to MCYKCKKYHLGICYEGTRSCTLKYHQTCVVENIYLLTRKGRSMYFYSKLSCMTNCEDINFLSFEKRTELICCKHKNYCNLPEGV from the exons ATGtgttataaatgtaaaaaatatcatCTTGGGATATGCTATGAAGGCACGAGGTCCTGCACCCTGAAGTACCACCAGACCTGTGTTGTTGAAAACATTTACTTACTTACCAGAAAAG GGCGGAGTATGTATTTTTATTCAAAACTGTCGTGTATGACCAACTGTGAGGACATCAACTTCTTAAGTTTTGAAAAGAGGACAGAGCTCATCTGTTGCAAACATAAAAACTATTGCAACCTCCCTGAGGGAGTCTAG